The following are encoded in a window of Cryobacterium sp. CG_9.6 genomic DNA:
- a CDS encoding adenylate kinase — translation MTRLLLIGPPGAGKGTQATRLAEAFAVPAVSTGDIFRFNVKNETALGLQVKAFIDAGAYVPDSLTNAIVKDRLEEADAAAGFLLDGYPRTTDQVAELDRLLEAEGTKLDAVVLITADTDEVVSRLLKRAEEQGRADDTADVIRHRMGVYAEQTAPLIDIYSARGVVVTIDGLGAVDVVTDRILAALADRGLHASNTIEKAANAS, via the coding sequence ATGACCCGACTGCTCTTGATCGGTCCGCCCGGTGCAGGAAAAGGTACGCAGGCCACTCGCCTGGCTGAAGCCTTTGCTGTTCCCGCGGTCTCCACCGGCGACATCTTTCGTTTCAACGTGAAGAATGAAACCGCACTCGGACTGCAGGTGAAGGCCTTCATCGACGCCGGTGCGTACGTTCCGGATTCGTTGACCAATGCCATCGTGAAGGATCGCCTCGAGGAAGCGGATGCCGCCGCCGGTTTTTTGCTCGACGGCTATCCGCGCACCACGGATCAGGTTGCCGAGCTGGATCGTCTGCTTGAGGCGGAGGGTACAAAGCTTGATGCCGTCGTGCTCATCACCGCGGACACCGACGAGGTCGTTTCTCGCCTGCTGAAGCGCGCCGAGGAGCAGGGCCGCGCCGATGACACTGCCGACGTGATTCGTCACCGCATGGGCGTCTACGCGGAGCAGACCGCTCCGCTGATCGATATATACAGTGCTCGCGGTGTCGTTGTCACCATTGACGGCCTCGGTGCCGTGGACGTTGTCACCGACCGGATCCTCGCGGCGCTTGCCGACCGCGGATTGCACGCTTCCAACACCATCGAAAAGGCTGCGAACGCTTCGTAG
- the rpmD gene encoding 50S ribosomal protein L30: protein MAQLKITQIKSKISEKQNQRDTLRSLGLRRIGAVTIREDNSQNRGYVNTVAHLVKVEEID, encoded by the coding sequence ATGGCTCAGCTGAAGATCACACAGATCAAGTCCAAAATTAGTGAGAAGCAGAACCAGCGCGACACGCTTCGCAGCCTGGGTCTTCGACGCATTGGCGCCGTCACAATCCGCGAGGACAACTCGCAGAACCGTGGCTACGTCAACACCGTCGCTCACCTCGTGAAGGTCGAGGAGATTGACTAA
- the rplF gene encoding 50S ribosomal protein L6 — protein sequence MSRIGRLPIPIPAGVTVVADGQAVSVKGPKGELALVVAKPIEVKIEDGHVLVTRPNDERVSRSLHGLTRTLINNQIIGVTVGYTKGLEIVGTGYRAAQKGTSVEFALGFSHPVVVEPPVGIVLTVESVNKLTVSGIDKQAVGEVAANIRKIRKPEPYKGKGVRYAGEIVRRKAGKSGK from the coding sequence ATGTCACGTATTGGAAGACTCCCCATCCCGATCCCCGCTGGGGTCACGGTTGTGGCTGACGGCCAGGCCGTCTCCGTCAAGGGCCCGAAGGGTGAGCTTGCGCTCGTCGTCGCCAAGCCCATCGAGGTCAAGATCGAGGACGGTCACGTTCTCGTCACCCGTCCGAACGACGAGCGCGTCTCGCGTTCGCTGCACGGTCTGACTCGCACCCTGATCAACAACCAGATCATTGGTGTCACCGTTGGTTACACCAAGGGCCTCGAAATCGTTGGTACCGGTTACCGTGCAGCCCAGAAGGGCACCTCTGTTGAGTTCGCCCTCGGCTTCTCGCACCCGGTCGTCGTCGAACCCCCCGTGGGAATCGTTTTGACCGTTGAGAGCGTCAACAAGCTCACGGTCAGCGGTATCGACAAGCAGGCTGTCGGCGAGGTCGCCGCCAACATTCGTAAGATTCGCAAGCCTGAGCCTTACAAGGGCAAGGGTGTGCGTTACGCCGGCGAGATTGTTCGCCGCAAGGCCGGAAAGAGCGGTAAGTAG
- the rplR gene encoding 50S ribosomal protein L18 codes for MGLGTRGKSKSAARGRRHTRLRKKVEGTALRPRLVVTRSARHVFVQVVDDSKGFTLASASTLETDMRTFDGDKTAKARKVGELVAERAKAAGIESVVFDRGGSKYAGRVAAIADGAREGGLNL; via the coding sequence ATGGGACTGGGAACTAGAGGCAAGAGCAAGTCTGCTGCCCGCGGACGCAGGCACACACGTCTTCGCAAGAAGGTCGAGGGAACGGCGCTTCGCCCGCGCCTCGTAGTCACGCGTTCGGCACGTCACGTATTCGTTCAGGTCGTTGACGACAGCAAGGGTTTCACCCTCGCGTCGGCATCCACTCTTGAGACTGACATGCGCACCTTCGATGGTGACAAGACCGCCAAGGCCCGCAAGGTCGGCGAACTTGTTGCTGAGCGCGCGAAAGCCGCCGGGATCGAGTCCGTTGTATTTGACCGTGGTGGCAGCAAGTACGCGGGTCGCGTCGCAGCCATCGCTGATGGAGCTCGAGAGGGTGGATTGAACCTGTGA
- the secY gene encoding preprotein translocase subunit SecY — protein MFSAIARIFRTPDLRKKIGFTLGIIALFRLGSFIPAPFVDFGNVQACLAANQGASGLYELVNLFSGGALLQLSVFALGIMPYITASIIVQLLRVVIPHFDTLYKEGASGQSTLTQYTRYLTIALGILQSTTLITVARSGALFGTSASAECTQLITNDAWYAIMLMVITMTAGTGVIMWMGELVTERGVGNGMSLLIFTSIAALFPTSLASIGSTQGLDVLLIVIAVGLLVVAAVVFVEQSQRRIPVQYAKRMVGRRTYGGNNTYIPIKVNMAGVIPVIFASSLLYLPALIAQFNQPAAGTEPIPWVVWISNNLTGGDQPLYMAMYFLLIIGFTYFYVAITFNPEEVADNMKKYGGFIPGIRAGRPTAEYLDFVLTRITLPGAIYLGLIALLPLIAFSVIGADQNFPFGGASILIVVGVGLETVKQIDSQLQQRHYEGLLK, from the coding sequence TTGTTTAGCGCCATTGCGCGGATTTTCCGCACGCCTGACCTTCGCAAGAAGATCGGCTTCACACTGGGCATTATTGCCTTGTTCCGTCTGGGCTCGTTCATCCCCGCCCCCTTCGTGGACTTCGGTAATGTGCAGGCTTGTCTTGCAGCCAACCAGGGAGCCAGCGGCCTCTACGAGCTGGTGAACCTCTTCAGCGGTGGCGCGCTGCTCCAACTTTCGGTGTTCGCACTCGGCATCATGCCGTACATCACCGCATCGATCATCGTGCAGCTCCTGCGCGTGGTCATCCCACACTTTGACACCCTCTATAAAGAGGGTGCCTCGGGCCAGAGCACTCTGACCCAGTACACGCGTTACCTCACCATTGCGCTCGGTATTTTGCAGTCGACCACGCTGATTACCGTGGCCAGGAGCGGCGCCCTCTTCGGGACATCCGCTAGCGCCGAGTGCACGCAGCTCATCACCAACGACGCCTGGTACGCCATCATGCTCATGGTGATCACCATGACGGCCGGAACCGGCGTCATCATGTGGATGGGCGAGCTCGTCACCGAGCGCGGCGTGGGCAACGGAATGTCGCTGTTGATCTTCACGTCCATCGCGGCACTCTTCCCCACCTCGCTTGCCTCCATCGGTAGCACGCAGGGCCTCGACGTCCTCCTCATCGTGATTGCGGTCGGATTGCTGGTCGTGGCCGCGGTGGTGTTCGTGGAGCAATCGCAGCGCCGCATCCCGGTGCAGTATGCCAAGCGGATGGTAGGACGCCGCACCTACGGCGGCAACAACACGTACATTCCGATCAAGGTCAACATGGCCGGCGTTATCCCGGTGATCTTTGCGTCGTCGCTGCTGTACCTGCCCGCGCTGATCGCTCAGTTCAACCAGCCGGCAGCCGGCACCGAGCCCATCCCGTGGGTGGTGTGGATCTCCAACAACCTCACTGGTGGCGACCAGCCGCTGTACATGGCCATGTACTTCCTCTTGATCATCGGCTTCACCTACTTCTATGTGGCAATTACCTTCAACCCCGAAGAAGTTGCCGACAACATGAAGAAGTACGGCGGATTCATTCCGGGTATTCGCGCCGGTCGCCCCACCGCGGAATACCTCGATTTCGTCCTGACCCGCATCACGCTCCCGGGCGCGATCTACCTCGGACTTATCGCGCTTCTTCCTCTCATTGCTTTCTCGGTAATCGGGGCAGATCAGAACTTCCCCTTCGGCGGCGCGAGCATTCTGATCGTGGTCGGCGTGGGGCTCGAGACGGTCAAGCAGATCGACTCGCAACTGCAACAGCGACATTATGAGGGACTCCTTAAATGA
- the rplO gene encoding 50S ribosomal protein L15 codes for MADEKEATKTVADKPATKKAAAPKAAAKKAPAAAAVKAEPTEPREHVLKVHHLRPAPGAKKARQRVGRGEGSKGKTAGRGTKGTKARYNVRIGFEGGQMPLHMRTPKLRGFKNPFRVEYQVVNLGRLEELYPTGGDVTIADLVAKGAVRDNEKVKVLGDGDITVKLTVSVDKVSGSALQKIVAAGGSVK; via the coding sequence ATGGCTGACGAGAAGGAAGCTACCAAGACGGTAGCCGACAAGCCCGCCACGAAGAAGGCAGCAGCTCCTAAGGCTGCCGCTAAGAAGGCCCCCGCTGCTGCTGCAGTGAAGGCCGAGCCGACGGAACCCCGTGAGCACGTGCTGAAGGTACACCACCTTCGCCCGGCTCCCGGAGCCAAGAAGGCCCGCCAGCGCGTGGGCCGTGGTGAAGGATCCAAGGGTAAGACCGCGGGTCGTGGAACCAAGGGTACGAAGGCACGCTACAACGTGCGCATCGGCTTCGAGGGTGGGCAGATGCCTCTGCACATGCGCACCCCGAAACTGCGTGGATTCAAGAACCCGTTCCGGGTGGAGTACCAGGTTGTAAACCTGGGCCGTCTGGAAGAGTTGTACCCGACCGGAGGAGATGTCACCATCGCCGACCTGGTTGCCAAGGGTGCAGTCCGCGACAACGAAAAGGTAAAGGTTCTCGGCGACGGGGACATTACAGTCAAGCTGACCGTATCGGTCGACAAGGTCTCTGGCTCAGCACTGCAGAAGATCGTCGCCGCTGGTGGATCTGTAAAGTAA
- the rpsE gene encoding 30S ribosomal protein S5 → METAASTAPAQNEPREARRGGRERNPNKDRGSRDADKSQFLERVVTINRVSKVVKGGRRFSFTALVVVGDGNGLVGVGYGKAREVPTAISKGVEEAKKNFFRVPRVGLTIPHPVQGEAAAGVVLLRPAAAGTGVIAGGPVRAVLECAGIHDVLSKSLGSSNTINIVHATVAALHQLEEPRAVAARRGLAYEDVAPARFLRADAAAAAAAATAKAGA, encoded by the coding sequence GTGGAAACCGCTGCTTCCACGGCACCCGCACAGAACGAGCCCCGCGAGGCTCGTCGTGGTGGCCGTGAGCGCAACCCGAACAAGGACCGCGGAAGCCGCGATGCCGACAAGAGCCAGTTCCTGGAGCGCGTCGTCACCATCAACCGCGTGTCAAAGGTCGTCAAGGGTGGTCGTCGCTTTAGCTTCACCGCACTCGTCGTCGTTGGCGACGGTAATGGCCTAGTCGGCGTTGGATACGGTAAGGCCCGCGAGGTCCCGACCGCTATCTCCAAGGGCGTCGAAGAAGCGAAGAAGAACTTCTTCCGCGTTCCGCGCGTTGGCCTGACCATCCCGCACCCCGTGCAGGGTGAGGCCGCAGCCGGCGTTGTTCTGCTTCGTCCGGCCGCAGCAGGTACCGGCGTTATCGCCGGTGGCCCGGTTCGCGCCGTACTGGAGTGCGCTGGCATCCACGACGTGCTGAGCAAGTCGCTCGGTTCGTCGAACACCATCAACATCGTGCACGCCACCGTTGCAGCACTGCACCAGCTCGAAGAGCCGCGTGCGGTTGCCGCTCGTCGTGGCCTCGCATACGAGGACGTGGCCCCGGCCCGTTTCCTCCGTGCCGATGCCGCCGCAGCAGCTGCTGCAGCAACAGCAAAGGCAGGTGCCTGA